From Alloacidobacterium dinghuense:
GTCGATGCCGGGGCTGTCTGGCTCGCTTCCGCAAGTGCCGGAAAACTAACGGCGGTTAACCCGGCCGATGCCAGTAAGCTGAGCGCGAGCGATGTCTTCACAAAGGGCATAAGTAGATAGATGTCAATATCTTTCAGGAAGAGATCTTCTTCGGGGCCTAAACGACAGACGTGAGCCCACATTTGAAAGTTTCAAGCCTGATTCTAGCGTGAGCAACCGGTTACATGGCCCAAAATCTGTGTCCCGGCATTGTTTCCAGTGTTTGCCACGCGCCAGCCGTTGCCCGGTGAGTTTATGATCAGCGTTGGCCTTAGTGCAGCCTGCATCTCAGGCAGACAGGGCCAGCACAGATTGCGTCATTTTGAGGGGTTTGGAAACGGCATGGCGATCACAAACGTAAGCAGCTCTTCGGTCACAACCCACGCTCCCGGTGGAACCAACAGAAGTGCCATGGCGATGGTCACCACGCTCTTCTTCATGTGGGGCTTTCTTACTTCGCTCAATGACATCCTCATCCCGCATCTCAAGTCCATCTTTTCTCTCAACTACGCAGAAGCCATGCTCGTGCAGTTCGTCTTCTTTTGCGCCTACGCCGCTTTCGGGATCCCCTCAGGCAAAGTCGTCGAATGGATCGGCTATCAGCGGACCATGGTCGCTGGCCTCTTCACCATGTGCGTCGGAGCGCTGCTCTTCATCCCCGCCGCCAGCGTCCCTTCGTTCGCGCTTTTCCTCGCAGCACTGATCGTGCTCGCTGCGGGCATAACAGCGCTGCAAGTGGCAGCGAACCCGTATGTGTCCGTTCTCGGGCCGGCTGAGACCGCATCCAGCCGCCTGAATCTGACGCAGGCGTTCAATTCGCTGGGCACTGTCATCGGTCCGCTTCTCGGCGGTCTGCTGATTCTCGGCAAGGCAGCAAAGCACACAGAGGACGTAAGCACGCTCTCTCCGCAGGAACTCCACCTTTACCGTCTGCAGGAAGCAGCAACCGTCAAGTTCCCCTATGTGGCCATCGCTCTCGCGCTCGTCATCCTCGGTTTGGCCATCGCTCTCTTCAAGTTCCCACGTCTCGACGCGACCAAAGACTACCGTCCAATGGGCGACAAGAAAGACAGCATGTGGCGTCATCGCCACGTCGTTCTCGGCGCTGTAGGAATCTTCGTCTACGTCGGTGCAGAAGTCGCGATCGGCAGCTTCCTCATCAACTACTTCGGTCAAAAGGAAATCGGCGGCCTCACCCCGCTCGCAGCCTCAGCCCTCGTGCCTTTCTATTGGGGAGGCGCGATGATCGGCCGCTTCATCGGCTCAGCCATTCTGCAAAAGGTGCAGACGGGAAAGCTGCTGGCGCTTTGCGCCGTTGTCGCCGCCCTACTGGTCATTACCTCCATGCTCACCTTCGGCCACGTCGCCATCTGGAGCATCCTGCTCGTCGGCCTCTTCAACTCCATCATGTTCCCCAGCATCTTCACCCTGGGCATCGCCGAAATGGGCCCGCTCACCGGCGAGGCCTCCGGTCTTCTAGTCACCGCCATCGTCGGCGGAGCCATCATTCCCGAAATTCAAGGCATCCTCGCCGACCACATCGGCATTCACCACGCCTTCGTCCTGCCCATCCTTTGCTACCTCTTCATCGCCTACTACGGACTGAAGGGCTCAAAAGTACTCTCCTCTGAGTCAACGTATTAAGCTAGCCGGGTGCCCCATCCTTTCGCGCAGTTTGCGAAAGGGTGGGAGAGCACGCGGAGCCGAAGGACCTGCTTCTTCTTTGCTGTAGCACGGAAAAGGGTGCCCCATCCTATGCGAAGCATAGGGTGGGAAAGCAACACCTCCAACCAGCCATCATTCTGAGCGCGCAATCCGCGCAGCCTGTCCTGAGCGGAGTCGAAGGAAGAATCCCCACGGTGCGAACACGCCACAACAGCGAAGAACACTCAGCCATCCGCGAAGTGACTACCCACAAGACCACCACCCTTGATACCCTTGCGCAATGGAATCGTTGCCACCGGAGAACGACACGCAATGAACCGAAGAGAATTTCTAAGTGCCGCAGCAGCCACCGTGGCAACAAGTAGCCTCGGATTCGCCGAAACCCAGAGCGAACTCAAGCCCATGGCCCTCGGCCTGCTCATCAAGCCGGCCGACGGCCCGGAAGCCACCATCTCCCGCGTCAAGAACATGGGTTTCACCAACTGCTTCTTCTCACTCGACGCCTACATCGATAAATACACACCGGCATTAGCCGACGAGCTAGGCGGCCTGCTCAAGAAGTACGATGTCGTCGCGACGACAGCCGAAGTCGTAGGCCCCGGCCGCCTCGTCTGGGACTTTGAAGACGGCCCGTCAACAATCGGCCTCGTCCCCCGCCAAAGCCGCTCCGCCCGCATCGACGCCCTCAAGCAAACATCAGACTTCGCCAAGCTCCTCGGCATCGGCCAAATCCAGACGCACTGCGGCTTCATCCCCGAAAACCCGCGCGACCCGCTTTACGACGAAGCCGTTCTCGCCATTCAGGAACTAGCAAAGCACTGCGCTAGAAACGGCCAGCGCTTCCTCATGGAAACTGGACAGGAAACGCCCACTACCATGGCGCGCGCCATCCAGGACGTGAACCAGCCGAACCTGGGCGTCGGCCTCGACACAGCCAACCTCATCCTCTACGGTAAAGCGAATCCGGTCGACGCCGTCGACATCATCGGCCCGCACGTCCACGCCATCCACGCAAAAGACGGCAAGTGGCCCACCGACCCCATGAAGCTAGGCGAAGAAGTTCTCATCGGCCAGGGTCTCGTCAACTTCGAAGCCGTCCTCACCAAGCTCCACAATCTCGGCTACACCGGAGCGGTCACCATCGAGCGCGAAACCGAAGGTCCGCAGCAAATCGAAGACGTAAAGAACGAAAAAATCTACCTCGAAAAGATCATCGCCAAAATCCAGAACAGCTGATGAGCTCAGCGAGAAATCTCGGGTGCCCCATCCTTTCGCGCAGTTTGCGAAAGGGTGGGATACCACAACAGTTAACAGTGGCACTCAGGGTAGAAGGGCCGCCCCTTGAGGGCGGTGAAATAAGAAATCGAAAATCAAGGGGCTTCAGCCCCGGGCTTTCCAAACAGGAGCACGACGAAGATGGACAGAAGAAAATTCCTAACCGGAACCGCCGCAGCCTCAGGCCTCATGTTCTTAAAGCCCAAAACGGCCTTCGGCTACCAAGCCAACTCCGCCGTCCGCTACGCGCTGCTCGGATGCGGCAACCGCGGCACCTCCGTCGCCACCTCCTTCGCGAAGAACACCAGCGCCCGCATCGTAGCCATCGCCGACATCTTCCCCGACCAACTCGAAAAAGGCAAAGCCTACTTCGACGATCTCAACAAGTCTCTCGGCTACGCCGGCCCCGAACACCAGTTCCGCGGCTACAAAGCCTACGAAGAACTCGCCGCCTCGAAAGATGTTGACGCTGTCCAGATCTCAACGCCTCCGTACTTCCACGTCGAGCACCTCGAAGCCATGGTCAAAGGCGGCAAACACGCCTACTGCGAAAAACCCGTTGGCGTCGACATCCCGCAGACCATGCGCGCCCTCGAAATCGCCAAGCTCGCCGACGGCAAAGTCAGCGTCGACGTAGGCTTCCAGATCCGCAGCGCGCCGCCCTTCGTCGAAATCGTCCGCCGCATCCACAACGGCGACCTCGGCAAAATCGCCAGCGTCGCCGCGCACTACAACGCGCCGCCCGCAGTCGAGCACGACTACCCCAGCGCCTCCGCCGACGAGCAGCGCCTCCGC
This genomic window contains:
- a CDS encoding sugar phosphate isomerase/epimerase family protein — its product is MNRREFLSAAAATVATSSLGFAETQSELKPMALGLLIKPADGPEATISRVKNMGFTNCFFSLDAYIDKYTPALADELGGLLKKYDVVATTAEVVGPGRLVWDFEDGPSTIGLVPRQSRSARIDALKQTSDFAKLLGIGQIQTHCGFIPENPRDPLYDEAVLAIQELAKHCARNGQRFLMETGQETPTTMARAIQDVNQPNLGVGLDTANLILYGKANPVDAVDIIGPHVHAIHAKDGKWPTDPMKLGEEVLIGQGLVNFEAVLTKLHNLGYTGAVTIERETEGPQQIEDVKNEKIYLEKIIAKIQNS
- a CDS encoding sugar MFS transporter, giving the protein MAITNVSSSSVTTHAPGGTNRSAMAMVTTLFFMWGFLTSLNDILIPHLKSIFSLNYAEAMLVQFVFFCAYAAFGIPSGKVVEWIGYQRTMVAGLFTMCVGALLFIPAASVPSFALFLAALIVLAAGITALQVAANPYVSVLGPAETASSRLNLTQAFNSLGTVIGPLLGGLLILGKAAKHTEDVSTLSPQELHLYRLQEAATVKFPYVAIALALVILGLAIALFKFPRLDATKDYRPMGDKKDSMWRHRHVVLGAVGIFVYVGAEVAIGSFLINYFGQKEIGGLTPLAASALVPFYWGGAMIGRFIGSAILQKVQTGKLLALCAVVAALLVITSMLTFGHVAIWSILLVGLFNSIMFPSIFTLGIAEMGPLTGEASGLLVTAIVGGAIIPEIQGILADHIGIHHAFVLPILCYLFIAYYGLKGSKVLSSESTY
- a CDS encoding Gfo/Idh/MocA family protein, which codes for MDRRKFLTGTAAASGLMFLKPKTAFGYQANSAVRYALLGCGNRGTSVATSFAKNTSARIVAIADIFPDQLEKGKAYFDDLNKSLGYAGPEHQFRGYKAYEELAASKDVDAVQISTPPYFHVEHLEAMVKGGKHAYCEKPVGVDIPQTMRALEIAKLADGKVSVDVGFQIRSAPPFVEIVRRIHNGDLGKIASVAAHYNAPPAVEHDYPSASADEQRLRNWLWYRNLSGDILLEQNIHVIDICNWALQGHPVKAQATGGRSVIQHAGDTWDNYQVILTYPEEVHVSFSSTQFCPGKWFDVSERIFGAKGIAELPYSGPLRIIGDNSWTWTDSSAGGKEVDQQPTGSFAANGAFSDNLAQADSEKDKGFIESITSGKFHNQIAAGVESARSCMLGRMAGYTKREVTWDELLANHEEYKLDINMTQFT